The stretch of DNA GTCGCGGCCGCCGTGATCGCTAGGGGTTGTGAGATCGTCGCCGGAATCGCCAGCGACTCCCCCGTTAGATAGACGATCGCCCCCAGCAGCGCGCACGTCGCGCAAAGCGGCGAGGTGCGGAAGATGTTCGGCGTCTCGTTGCAGATCACGTCGCAGATGACGCTGCCGAACGTCCCGGTGATGACCCCCATCACCGCGGCGATCAGCGGCGACATCCCCTCGTTCACCGCCACTGCCGCCCCCGCAACACTGAAGAGCCCGAGCCCCAACGCGTCGGGCCAGATGAGGTACGGCTCGATCCGCGCCACCATCCGCGGCGTCACGGCGCTCACCGCCGCCAGTCCGAACACTACCCACAGCAGATACTCGTGCTCAACCCAGAACAGCGGCGTCCGGTCGAGGAACAGGTCCCTTAGAGTGCCGCCGCCAAACGCCGTTGCCGCCCCGACGCACAAGAGGCCGACGATATCAAAGCCGTCGCGTAGCCCGCGGAGGATGCCGTACAGGGCCGAGGCGGCGACCGCGGCGAGTTCAATCGTGGGGATCATGGTTCATGCTGTTCGGTGGGAGGGGTCTCCAGACCCCGATAACGCGCACCATACCGTTGCGACCAAGCGACCGTAATCGGCGTCTGGAGAAGGCTTCCCACAGCGAGCGCGACGAGTGGGCTAGGCCGAAGGGACGTTAGGAGCGACCATCAAAGCTACAGACC from Botrimarina mediterranea encodes:
- a CDS encoding trimeric intracellular cation channel family protein, with the protein product MIPTIELAAVAASALYGILRGLRDGFDIVGLLCVGAATAFGGGTLRDLFLDRTPLFWVEHEYLLWVVFGLAAVSAVTPRMVARIEPYLIWPDALGLGLFSVAGAAVAVNEGMSPLIAAVMGVITGTFGSVICDVICNETPNIFRTSPLCATCALLGAIVYLTGESLAIPATISQPLAITAAATLRLLAVWRKWIVPVRLLESVEPA